In one window of Streptomyces griseus subsp. griseus DNA:
- the prpB gene encoding methylisocitrate lyase, which translates to MLHTRTTPAGRRRAFREQLASGRLARMPGAVNPYSARLIQEAGFEAVYLSGAVLAAELALPDLGLTSSTEIAARAQQIARVTDLPALIDADTGFGEPMNAARTVQLMEDAGLAGLHLEDQVNPKRCGHLDGKTLVGRAEMVRKVRAAVDARRDPDFLLMARTDARGPEGLAAAIDRAKAYVDAGADAVFPEALADESEFEAFRAAVDVPLLANMTEFGKGPLLDAATLENLGYNIALYPVTLFRLAMGAVEDGLRTLAADGTQQALLPRMQTRSRLYEVLGYEEYGAFDSAVFDFTLPPGA; encoded by the coding sequence ATGCTGCACACGCGTACGACTCCGGCCGGGCGCCGCCGCGCCTTCCGCGAGCAGCTGGCTTCCGGGCGGCTGGCGCGGATGCCGGGCGCGGTCAACCCGTACTCGGCGCGGCTGATCCAGGAGGCCGGGTTCGAGGCGGTGTATCTGTCAGGGGCGGTCCTCGCCGCCGAACTGGCCCTCCCCGACCTCGGGTTGACGTCGTCCACCGAGATCGCTGCGCGGGCGCAGCAGATCGCCCGGGTCACGGATCTGCCGGCCCTGATCGACGCGGACACCGGGTTCGGCGAGCCCATGAACGCGGCCCGCACGGTGCAGTTGATGGAGGACGCGGGGTTGGCCGGACTGCATCTGGAGGACCAGGTCAACCCCAAGCGGTGCGGCCATCTGGACGGCAAGACGCTGGTGGGGCGCGCGGAGATGGTCCGTAAGGTGCGGGCCGCCGTGGATGCCCGCCGTGATCCGGACTTCCTGCTCATGGCCCGTACCGACGCCCGGGGCCCGGAGGGTCTGGCGGCGGCGATCGACCGTGCGAAGGCGTACGTGGACGCGGGCGCCGACGCCGTGTTCCCTGAGGCGCTCGCGGACGAGAGCGAGTTCGAGGCGTTCCGGGCCGCTGTCGACGTACCGCTGCTGGCCAACATGACCGAGTTCGGCAAAGGCCCGCTGCTGGACGCGGCGACGCTGGAGAACCTCGGCTACAACATCGCGCTCTACCCCGTGACCCTCTTCCGCCTCGCGATGGGCGCGGTGGAGGACGGGCTGCGGACCCTGGCCGCCGACGGCACCCAACAGGCCCTGCTCCCCCGGATGCAGACGCGTTCGCGGCTGTACGAGGTGCTCGGTTACGAGGAGTACGGCGCGTTCGACTCGGCGGTCTTCGACTTCACGCTGCCGCCGGGCGCCTGA
- a CDS encoding MmgE/PrpD family protein, producing MIHHHVRVHPSADRLPREEQLAWKLAAVATGTQDAAGLDPQAAAMAVNRVVDNASVAVASLLRRPVAVARGQALAHRATPGATVFGAAPGVRVSPEWAAWANGTAVRELDFHDTFLAADYSHPGDNIPPLLAVAQHTGRSGAELLRGIVAAYEIHVALVRAICLHEHRIDHVAHLSAATACGLGALLGLDTGTTYQAVQQAVHTTTATRQSRKGEISSWKAFAPAFAGKAAIEAVDRAMRGEGSPSPVYEGEDGFLARMLDGPDAAYTVGLPEPGEARRAILDTYTKEHSAEYQAQAVIDLARRLRERTGPTEKIRSIVLHTSHHTHQVIGSGSGDPQKYDPTASRETLDHSVPYIFAVALEDGVWHHERSYAPERAQRPGTGELWRRISTVEDPEWTSRYHDPDPERRAFGGRAVVTLVDGTVIEDELAVADAHPAGARPFDRSGYVAKFRTLAEGIVAAPDQDRFLTAAEGLAELPADGLDALLPAVDTEAVAAFDAGLPKGLF from the coding sequence GTGATCCACCACCACGTCCGCGTCCACCCCAGCGCCGACCGGCTGCCCCGTGAGGAGCAGCTCGCCTGGAAGCTGGCGGCCGTCGCGACCGGGACCCAGGACGCCGCCGGCCTCGATCCGCAGGCGGCTGCCATGGCCGTCAACCGGGTCGTCGACAACGCCTCCGTCGCCGTGGCCTCCCTGCTGCGCCGCCCGGTCGCGGTCGCCCGCGGCCAGGCCCTGGCCCACCGCGCCACCCCGGGAGCGACGGTGTTCGGCGCGGCCCCCGGCGTACGGGTCTCCCCCGAGTGGGCGGCCTGGGCGAACGGCACGGCCGTAAGGGAGCTGGACTTCCACGACACGTTCCTGGCGGCGGACTACTCACACCCCGGGGACAACATCCCGCCGCTGCTCGCCGTGGCCCAGCACACCGGGCGCAGCGGTGCTGAGCTGCTGCGCGGGATCGTCGCCGCGTACGAGATCCATGTGGCGCTGGTGCGGGCCATCTGCCTGCACGAGCACCGCATCGACCATGTGGCCCACCTGAGCGCGGCCACCGCGTGCGGGCTCGGCGCGCTGCTGGGGCTGGACACGGGGACGACGTACCAGGCGGTCCAGCAGGCGGTGCACACGACGACGGCGACCCGGCAGTCCCGCAAGGGCGAGATCTCCAGCTGGAAGGCGTTCGCCCCGGCGTTCGCGGGCAAGGCGGCGATCGAGGCGGTGGACCGGGCGATGCGCGGCGAGGGGTCGCCGTCGCCGGTCTACGAGGGCGAGGACGGGTTCCTCGCCCGGATGCTGGACGGCCCGGACGCGGCGTACACGGTGGGGCTGCCGGAGCCGGGGGAGGCGCGGCGCGCGATCCTGGACACGTACACGAAGGAGCACTCCGCCGAGTACCAGGCGCAGGCGGTCATCGATCTGGCGCGGCGGCTGCGGGAGCGGACGGGCCCGACGGAGAAGATCCGGTCGATCGTGCTGCACACCAGCCACCACACGCACCAGGTGATCGGTTCCGGTTCGGGCGACCCGCAGAAGTACGACCCCACGGCGAGCCGCGAGACGCTGGACCACTCGGTGCCGTACATCTTCGCGGTGGCGCTGGAGGACGGCGTCTGGCACCACGAGCGGTCCTACGCCCCCGAGCGGGCGCAGCGGCCGGGGACGGGTGAGCTGTGGCGGCGGATCTCCACGGTGGAGGACCCGGAGTGGACAAGCCGCTACCACGACCCGGACCCGGAGCGGCGGGCCTTCGGCGGGCGGGCCGTGGTGACGCTGGTGGACGGCACGGTGATCGAGGACGAGCTGGCGGTGGCGGACGCCCACCCGGCGGGGGCCCGGCCGTTCGACCGTTCGGGGTACGTGGCGAAGTTCCGTACGCTCGCGGAGGGCATCGTGGCCGCCCCGGACCAGGATCGTTTCCTGACGGCGGCCGAGGGGCTCGCGGAGCTGCCGGCGGACGGTCTGGACGCGCTGCTCCCGGCCGTGGACACGGAGGCGGTCGCCGCCTTCGACGCGGGCCTGCCGAAGGGGCTGTTCTGA
- a CDS encoding short-chain fatty acyl-CoA regulator family protein yields MGRPAGRKIYAHAKLRRLRRERGMNQVELARALGLSTSYLNQIEHSRRPLTAPVLLRIAEVFGVDPEFFSEADEERLATDLRAALGDEACGTQVPLEEAADVARDHPEVARALVALHHRYRDAAERVVALAPPHDGESLLTAEPHDEVRDFFYAHHNHFGALDTVAERTATDLGRGSAGRAADALKDRLAARHGITAVTADRERATDARRFDPDSGLLMLSPWLSEAQRAFQLATQLALLEHGSLLDTLVAGGELASEQAAGLARIGLANYFAGALLMPYTAFHRAAEELRYDVELLQARFGVGFETVCHRLSTLQRTGDRGVPFSFLRVDRAGNISKRQSASDFHFSRLGGTCPLWTVYEAFSAPGRILTQVAEMPDGKRYFWVARTVTRGGFGHRAPRADFAVALGCELRHAHRLVYAEGLALEDPRSATPIGLGCRICERQDCAQRARPPAGGRLAVDPDRRTHVPYPVEADGPRDDLSGG; encoded by the coding sequence ATGGGACGGCCTGCCGGACGCAAGATCTACGCCCACGCCAAGCTGCGGCGGCTGCGCCGTGAGCGCGGGATGAACCAGGTGGAGCTGGCCCGCGCACTGGGCCTCTCCACCAGCTACCTCAACCAGATCGAGCACAGCCGCCGCCCGCTGACCGCGCCGGTCCTGCTACGGATCGCGGAGGTCTTCGGCGTCGACCCGGAGTTCTTCTCCGAGGCCGACGAGGAGCGCCTCGCCACCGACCTGCGAGCCGCTCTCGGCGACGAGGCCTGCGGGACCCAGGTCCCCTTGGAGGAGGCCGCCGATGTGGCCCGCGACCACCCGGAGGTGGCTCGCGCCCTCGTGGCCCTGCACCACCGCTACCGGGACGCGGCCGAACGCGTCGTCGCCCTCGCCCCGCCCCACGACGGCGAGTCGCTCCTCACCGCCGAACCCCACGACGAGGTACGGGACTTCTTCTACGCCCACCACAACCACTTCGGCGCCCTGGACACCGTCGCCGAGCGCACGGCGACCGACCTCGGTAGGGGATCGGCGGGCCGCGCCGCCGACGCCCTGAAGGACCGCCTCGCCGCCCGCCATGGCATCACCGCCGTCACCGCCGACCGCGAACGGGCCACCGACGCCCGCCGGTTCGACCCCGACAGCGGGCTGCTGATGCTCTCCCCGTGGCTCAGCGAGGCCCAGCGCGCCTTCCAGCTCGCCACCCAACTCGCCCTGCTGGAACACGGATCGCTGCTGGACACCCTGGTCGCCGGCGGTGAGCTCGCCTCCGAACAGGCGGCGGGGCTGGCCAGGATCGGCCTCGCCAACTACTTCGCCGGTGCCCTGCTCATGCCGTACACCGCCTTCCACCGGGCCGCCGAGGAGCTGCGCTACGACGTCGAACTGCTCCAGGCCCGCTTCGGCGTCGGCTTCGAGACCGTCTGCCACCGGCTCTCCACCCTCCAGCGGACCGGCGACCGGGGCGTGCCGTTCTCGTTCCTGCGCGTCGACCGGGCGGGCAACATCTCCAAGCGGCAGTCCGCCAGCGACTTCCACTTCTCCCGGCTCGGCGGCACCTGCCCGCTCTGGACGGTGTACGAGGCGTTCTCCGCGCCCGGCCGCATCCTCACCCAGGTCGCCGAGATGCCGGACGGCAAAAGGTACTTCTGGGTGGCCCGGACCGTGACGCGCGGCGGGTTCGGGCACCGCGCGCCCCGGGCCGACTTCGCCGTCGCGCTCGGCTGCGAACTCCGCCACGCCCACCGCCTGGTGTACGCCGAGGGCCTGGCTCTGGAGGACCCCCGGTCGGCCACCCCCATCGGGCTCGGCTGCCGGATCTGCGAACGGCAGGACTGCGCCCAGCGGGCCCGGCCCCCGGCCGGGGGCCGGCTGGCCGTCGACCCCGACCGGCGTACGCATGTGCCGTACCCGGTCGAGGCCGACGGCCCGAGGGACGACCTCAGCGGTGGGTGA
- a CDS encoding enoyl-CoA hydratase — MSENSESASTSGPYGTILVERRGRTALLTLNRPKALNALSLDVMRETVEATEALDRDPDVGCIVITGSGNKAFAAGADIKEMQPQSYMDMYLSDWFTAWDRLGQLRTPTVAAVRGYALGGGCELAMLCDVVIASETAVFGQPEIRLGVIPGIGGSQRLTRAVGKAKAMDLCLTGRNMGAEEAERAGLVSRIVPDTDLLEEALAIADTVSGMSAPVAMMAKEAVNRAFETTLAEGVRFERRLFHAVFATADQKEGMKAFTEKRPAEFTHR, encoded by the coding sequence GTGAGCGAGAACAGCGAGAGCGCGTCCACCTCGGGCCCGTACGGGACCATCCTGGTCGAACGCCGGGGCCGTACCGCCCTGCTCACCCTCAACCGCCCCAAGGCGCTCAACGCGCTGAGCCTGGACGTCATGCGGGAGACGGTCGAGGCGACCGAGGCCCTGGACCGGGACCCGGACGTCGGCTGCATCGTCATCACCGGCAGCGGGAACAAGGCGTTCGCGGCGGGGGCGGACATCAAGGAGATGCAGCCGCAGAGCTACATGGACATGTACCTCAGCGACTGGTTCACCGCCTGGGACCGGCTCGGCCAGCTCCGGACACCGACCGTCGCGGCTGTACGGGGCTACGCCCTGGGCGGCGGCTGCGAGTTGGCCATGCTGTGCGATGTGGTGATCGCCTCGGAGACGGCCGTCTTCGGGCAGCCGGAGATCCGGCTCGGGGTGATCCCCGGCATCGGCGGCTCCCAGCGGCTGACCCGGGCGGTCGGCAAGGCCAAGGCGATGGACCTCTGCCTCACCGGCCGGAACATGGGCGCCGAGGAGGCCGAACGGGCCGGACTCGTCTCCAGGATCGTCCCGGACACGGACCTGCTGGAGGAGGCGCTCGCCATCGCGGACACGGTCTCCGGCATGTCGGCGCCGGTCGCCATGATGGCGAAGGAGGCGGTGAACCGCGCCTTCGAGACGACGCTCGCCGAAGGCGTCCGTTTCGAACGCCGCCTGTTCCACGCGGTGTTCGCCACGGCCGACCAGAAGGAGGGCATGAAGGCGTTCACGGAGAAGCGGCCGGCGGAGTTCACCCACCGCTGA
- the mmsB gene encoding 3-hydroxyisobutyrate dehydrogenase, which produces MTTTVAFIGLGHMGGPMAANLVRAGHRVLGHDLVDTCLAAAVASGVERARSAADAADKADVVITMLPAGRHVLSLYGQEGLLEAARPGTLFIDCSTIDVADSRAAHAAAAALGHRSLDAPVSGGVVGAEAGTLTFMAGGEEGAFAEAEPLLSVMGRKAVHCGSGGAGQAAKICNNMILGVSMIAVSEAFVLAESLGLSDQALYDVASAASGQCWALTVNCPVPGPVPTSPANRDYRPGFAAPLMAKDLGLAANALRAGGIDAELGLRAAEMYARFAEGAGADQDFSGIVRAIRAASSTTTDAQEGTTA; this is translated from the coding sequence GTGACCACGACCGTCGCGTTCATCGGACTCGGCCACATGGGCGGCCCGATGGCCGCCAACCTCGTCCGCGCCGGGCACCGGGTGCTCGGCCACGACCTCGTCGATACGTGTCTGGCCGCCGCCGTGGCGAGCGGGGTGGAGCGGGCGAGGTCCGCCGCCGACGCGGCCGACAAGGCCGATGTGGTGATCACGATGCTGCCCGCCGGGCGCCACGTCCTCTCCCTGTACGGGCAGGAGGGGCTCCTCGAAGCGGCGCGCCCCGGCACCCTGTTCATCGACTGCTCCACCATCGATGTGGCCGACTCCCGGGCCGCCCACGCGGCAGCGGCGGCCCTCGGCCACCGGTCGCTGGACGCCCCGGTCTCCGGCGGGGTGGTGGGCGCCGAAGCGGGCACGCTGACCTTCATGGCCGGGGGTGAGGAGGGCGCCTTCGCGGAGGCCGAGCCGCTGCTGTCCGTGATGGGCAGGAAGGCGGTGCACTGCGGGTCGGGCGGCGCCGGGCAGGCGGCGAAGATCTGCAACAACATGATCCTCGGCGTCTCGATGATCGCCGTCAGCGAGGCGTTCGTCCTCGCCGAGAGCCTGGGCCTCTCCGACCAGGCGCTGTACGACGTGGCGTCGGCGGCCTCCGGCCAGTGCTGGGCGCTCACCGTCAACTGCCCGGTCCCCGGCCCGGTTCCGACGAGCCCGGCCAACCGGGACTACCGCCCCGGGTTCGCCGCGCCGCTGATGGCGAAGGATCTCGGGCTGGCGGCCAACGCTCTGCGCGCGGGCGGCATCGATGCCGAACTGGGCCTGCGAGCAGCTGAGATGTACGCCCGGTTCGCGGAAGGGGCCGGGGCGGACCAGGACTTCTCCGGGATCGTCCGGGCCATCCGGGCCGCTTCGTCGACCACCACCGATGCACAGGAAGGCACCACCGCGTGA
- a CDS encoding enoyl-CoA hydratase/isomerase family protein — protein MTEELVRVHTEGRAGVVTLNRPGALNALTHAMVETIAAALDRWEHDPEVATVVVTGAGERGLCAGGDIRSIYEDARVGGTASAAFWRDEYRLNARIARYPKPYVAVMDGIVMGGGVGVSAHGSVRIVTERSKVAMPETGIGFVPDVGGTYLLALAPGELGTHLALTGVVVGARDTLLCGLADHFVPQEELPAFLAGLRTDPPAEVLRRHVREAPPGVLEADRTWIDHCYAADTVEEIVERLLASDAPAAGEAAATILGRSPTALKVTLAALRRARELGPLEKVLEQEYRVSCAALSSPDLVEGIRAQVIDKDRTPHWSPGTLVEVTDADVARYFAPTGDEELSLAADDSPQEVPW, from the coding sequence ATGACCGAGGAGCTCGTACGGGTGCACACCGAAGGCCGTGCGGGGGTGGTGACCCTCAACCGGCCGGGGGCGCTCAACGCGCTCACCCACGCGATGGTGGAGACGATCGCGGCGGCGCTGGACCGGTGGGAGCACGACCCCGAGGTGGCGACGGTCGTCGTCACGGGGGCCGGGGAGCGCGGCCTGTGCGCGGGCGGCGACATCCGGTCCATCTACGAGGACGCCCGCGTCGGCGGCACGGCCTCGGCCGCGTTCTGGCGCGACGAGTACCGGCTGAACGCCCGGATCGCCCGCTATCCGAAGCCGTACGTCGCGGTCATGGACGGCATCGTGATGGGCGGCGGGGTCGGCGTCTCGGCACACGGCAGCGTCCGGATCGTCACCGAGCGGTCCAAGGTGGCCATGCCGGAGACCGGCATCGGCTTCGTGCCGGATGTCGGCGGCACCTATCTGCTGGCACTGGCCCCCGGTGAGCTGGGCACCCATCTCGCCCTGACGGGTGTGGTGGTGGGGGCCAGGGACACGCTGCTGTGCGGGCTGGCCGACCACTTCGTACCGCAGGAGGAGCTGCCCGCGTTCCTGGCCGGGCTGCGGACGGACCCGCCCGCCGAGGTGCTGCGCCGCCATGTCCGGGAAGCGCCTCCCGGGGTGCTGGAGGCCGACCGCACCTGGATCGACCACTGTTACGCGGCCGACACGGTCGAGGAGATCGTGGAGCGGCTGCTCGCCTCCGACGCCCCGGCGGCCGGTGAGGCGGCGGCCACGATCCTCGGCCGCTCGCCGACCGCGCTCAAGGTCACCCTCGCCGCACTGCGCCGGGCGCGCGAACTCGGGCCGCTGGAAAAGGTGCTGGAGCAGGAGTACCGCGTCTCGTGCGCGGCCCTCTCCTCCCCCGATCTGGTGGAGGGCATCCGGGCCCAGGTGATCGACAAGGACCGGACGCCGCACTGGTCGCCCGGCACGCTCGTGGAGGTCACGGACGCCGACGTGGCCCGGTACTTCGCTCCGACCGGCGACGAGGAACTCTCCCTCGCCGCAGACGACTCTCCGCAGGAGGTGCCCTGGTGA
- a CDS encoding acyl-CoA dehydrogenase family protein has translation MTAVTTLLSDDQLAVVETTLDFAQEHLAPHAVAWDQDKHFPVDVLRKAAGLGLGGVYVREDLGGSELSRSDGVLVFEALATGCPSVAGYLSIHNMVAWMVDRYGTEAQRGRYLPELCTMEQLGSYCLTEPGAGSDAAALRTRAVRDGDHYVLTGTKQFISGAGATHLYIVLARTGDSGPGGISAFLVERDDPGLSFGANEKKMGWNAQPTRQVLLDGVRIAADRLLGAEGEGFRIAMNGLNGGRLGIAACSLGGAQSALDRSLAHLADREAFGGPLLDAQALQFRLADMATELAAARALVRQAAEALDRKVGGAPELCAMAKRFATDTGYSVADRALQLHGGYGYLAEYGIEKIVRDLRVHQILEGTNEIMRVIVARSLTGALR, from the coding sequence ATGACCGCCGTGACCACCCTGCTCAGCGACGACCAGCTCGCGGTCGTCGAGACGACACTCGACTTCGCCCAGGAACACCTGGCCCCGCACGCCGTGGCCTGGGACCAGGACAAGCACTTCCCCGTCGACGTTCTGCGGAAGGCGGCGGGCCTCGGCCTCGGAGGTGTGTACGTACGGGAGGACCTCGGCGGCTCCGAACTGTCCCGCTCCGACGGGGTCCTCGTCTTCGAGGCCCTCGCCACCGGCTGCCCGTCCGTCGCGGGCTATCTCTCCATCCACAACATGGTCGCCTGGATGGTCGACCGGTACGGCACCGAGGCCCAGCGCGGCCGGTACCTGCCCGAGCTGTGCACCATGGAGCAGCTGGGCAGTTACTGCCTGACCGAACCGGGCGCGGGCTCCGACGCGGCCGCACTCCGCACCCGCGCGGTGCGCGACGGCGATCACTACGTGCTGACGGGGACCAAGCAGTTCATCTCCGGCGCGGGCGCCACCCACCTCTACATCGTGCTGGCCCGCACCGGCGACAGCGGGCCCGGCGGGATCTCCGCGTTCCTCGTCGAACGGGACGACCCCGGGCTCTCGTTCGGGGCCAACGAGAAGAAGATGGGCTGGAACGCACAGCCCACCCGCCAGGTCCTGCTGGACGGGGTGCGCATCGCGGCGGACCGGCTGCTCGGGGCGGAGGGCGAGGGCTTCCGGATCGCCATGAACGGCCTCAACGGTGGCCGACTCGGCATCGCCGCCTGCTCGTTGGGAGGTGCGCAGAGCGCGCTGGACCGCTCGCTCGCCCATCTCGCGGACCGGGAGGCGTTCGGCGGCCCGCTGCTGGACGCCCAGGCGCTCCAGTTCCGGCTGGCCGACATGGCGACCGAACTCGCCGCCGCCCGAGCACTGGTGCGGCAGGCGGCCGAGGCGCTGGACCGGAAGGTGGGCGGGGCACCGGAGTTGTGCGCGATGGCCAAGCGCTTCGCCACCGACACCGGCTACTCGGTCGCGGACCGGGCGCTCCAGCTCCACGGCGGCTACGGCTATCTGGCCGAGTACGGCATCGAGAAGATCGTGCGGGACCTGCGGGTCCACCAGATCCTGGAAGGGACCAACGAGATCATGCGCGTCATTGTGGCCCGGAGCCTGACGGGAGCCCTGCGATGA
- a CDS encoding CoA-acylating methylmalonate-semialdehyde dehydrogenase translates to MVRELTHFIGGKHTPGTSGTYGDVHDPNTGRVQARVPLAGRSETEAAIADAAEAQIDWAEWNPQRRARVLLRFLQLVEKEKDSLARLLSSEHGKTVADAHGDIARGLDVVEFAAGVPHLLKGEFSDNAGAGIDVHSLRRPLGVVAGITPFNFPAMIPLWKAAPALACGNAFILKPSERDPSVPLRLAELFLEAGLPPGVLNVVNGGKEAVDTLLEDPRVKALGFVGSTPIAAHIYATAAAHGKRAQCFGGAKNHMIVMPDADLDQAVDALIGAGYGSAGERCMAISVAVPVGEETADALVAKLTERIAELRIGRSDDPDADFGPLVGRDAVDRVRGYVDLGIEEGAELVVDGRDFALEGHEDGFFAGASLFDRVTPDMRIYQEEIFGPVVSVVRAADYEEALRLPSEHPYGNGVALFTRDGDIARDFTRRVDTGMVGVNVPIPVPVAYHTFGGWKRSGFGDLNQHGPDAIRFYTRTKTVTSRWPASGIRDGASFTIPTMG, encoded by the coding sequence ATGGTCCGCGAACTCACCCATTTCATCGGCGGCAAGCACACGCCCGGCACCTCGGGCACGTACGGCGATGTCCACGACCCCAACACCGGCCGGGTCCAGGCCCGGGTGCCGCTGGCCGGCCGGTCCGAGACCGAGGCGGCCATCGCCGACGCGGCCGAGGCGCAGATCGATTGGGCCGAGTGGAACCCGCAGCGCCGGGCCCGTGTCCTGCTGCGCTTCCTCCAGCTGGTCGAGAAGGAGAAGGACTCCCTGGCCCGGCTGCTCTCCTCCGAGCACGGCAAGACCGTCGCCGACGCGCACGGCGACATCGCGCGCGGCCTGGACGTGGTGGAGTTCGCCGCCGGTGTCCCGCACCTGCTGAAGGGCGAGTTCAGCGACAACGCGGGCGCCGGGATCGACGTCCACTCGCTACGCCGGCCGCTCGGTGTGGTCGCGGGCATCACCCCGTTCAACTTCCCGGCGATGATCCCGCTCTGGAAGGCCGCACCGGCTCTGGCCTGCGGAAACGCCTTCATCCTCAAGCCGTCCGAACGGGACCCCTCGGTACCGCTGCGGCTGGCGGAACTGTTCCTTGAGGCAGGGCTTCCGCCCGGTGTCCTGAACGTCGTCAACGGCGGCAAGGAGGCCGTGGACACCCTGCTGGAGGACCCGCGCGTCAAGGCGCTCGGCTTCGTCGGCTCCACACCGATCGCCGCGCACATCTACGCCACGGCCGCCGCCCACGGCAAGCGGGCGCAGTGCTTCGGCGGGGCGAAGAACCACATGATCGTGATGCCGGACGCCGACCTGGACCAGGCGGTGGACGCCCTGATCGGCGCCGGGTACGGATCGGCGGGCGAGCGGTGCATGGCGATCTCGGTGGCCGTGCCGGTCGGTGAGGAGACCGCCGACGCACTGGTGGCCAAGCTCACCGAGCGGATCGCGGAGCTGCGGATCGGCCGCTCGGACGACCCGGACGCAGACTTCGGCCCGCTGGTGGGCCGGGACGCGGTGGACCGGGTGCGGGGCTATGTCGACCTCGGCATCGAGGAGGGCGCCGAACTCGTCGTCGACGGAAGGGACTTCGCCTTGGAGGGTCATGAGGACGGCTTCTTCGCCGGCGCTTCCCTCTTCGACCGGGTCACCCCGGACATGCGGATCTACCAGGAGGAGATCTTCGGCCCTGTCGTCTCCGTGGTCCGCGCCGCCGACTACGAGGAGGCCTTGCGCCTCCCTTCGGAGCATCCGTACGGCAACGGCGTCGCCCTCTTCACCCGCGACGGCGACATCGCCCGCGACTTCACCCGCCGGGTGGACACGGGCATGGTCGGCGTCAATGTGCCGATCCCCGTGCCGGTGGCGTACCACACGTTCGGCGGCTGGAAGCGGTCCGGCTTCGGCGACCTCAACCAGCACGGGCCGGACGCCATCCGCTTCTACACCCGTACGAAGACCGTCACTTCGCGCTGGCCCGCCTCCGGGATCCGGGACGGCGCGAGCTTCACGATTCCGACCATGGGATGA
- the cobF gene encoding precorrin-6A synthase (deacetylating) yields the protein MSDAPRHILVIGMGAGDPDHLTLAAVKAMRRAQVFFVLGKGREKESLTRLRRDILAEHLTGPYRVVEAEDPWRDRTQDDRGRYTSAVHDWRHRRADICERLIIEELAPGETGAFLVWGDPSLYDSTLAILEDIRARGTVEFGHAVIPGISSVSALAARHRTSLNQVGRPIHITPGRRLAGGFPDDDGDIVVMLDGHASFTHLTGRGLWIYWGAYIGTPDELLVSGPLDEVAGQISRVRAEARERHGWIMDTYLLRHGPEAAHGTESPGGTGS from the coding sequence ATGAGCGACGCACCACGGCACATCCTCGTCATCGGCATGGGAGCCGGCGACCCCGACCACCTGACCCTCGCCGCGGTGAAGGCGATGCGCAGGGCGCAGGTCTTCTTCGTGCTCGGCAAGGGCCGGGAGAAGGAGTCCCTGACCCGGCTGCGGCGGGACATCCTGGCCGAGCACCTCACCGGCCCCTACCGGGTCGTCGAGGCCGAGGACCCCTGGCGGGACCGCACCCAGGACGACCGGGGCCGCTACACCTCGGCGGTGCACGACTGGCGCCACCGCCGCGCCGACATCTGCGAGCGCCTGATCATCGAGGAGCTGGCACCGGGGGAGACCGGGGCCTTCCTGGTCTGGGGAGACCCTTCCCTGTACGACAGCACCCTCGCGATCCTGGAGGACATCCGGGCCCGTGGAACGGTCGAATTCGGCCATGCGGTGATCCCCGGGATCAGCAGCGTCTCCGCGCTCGCCGCCCGCCACCGCACCTCCCTGAACCAGGTCGGCCGCCCCATCCACATCACCCCCGGCAGGCGGCTCGCCGGAGGGTTCCCGGACGACGACGGCGACATCGTGGTGATGCTGGACGGCCACGCGAGCTTCACCCATCTGACGGGCAGGGGGCTGTGGATCTACTGGGGCGCCTACATCGGCACCCCGGACGAACTCCTCGTCTCCGGCCCCCTCGACGAGGTCGCCGGGCAGATCAGCCGGGTGCGCGCCGAGGCCCGCGAACGCCACGGCTGGATCATGGACACCTATCTGCTGCGCCACGGGCCGGAGGCCGCCCACGGTACGGAGAGTCCGGGCGGCACCGGCAGCTGA